Part of the Limihaloglobus sulfuriphilus genome is shown below.
ACGAGGTTATTGAAAAAGGCAGAATCATTCCGCGACATATACATATTGCGGTCTTTGCAGTCGGGGTGCGGGGGGATATGCCCGAAAACCACCTTTATCTTTTCTTCTTTTTCCAGCTCGGAAATCAGCCAGTCTGACTGGCCGAAGGGTATTATCGTCTCGGAGCTCAGATGCCCTACATGATCAGTCGCAACAGCGTTGCACATGCCTATAAAACGGCAGCCTTTGTTCACAAACGAGTAGTAATCAGACTCTTTACCATTGATATTAAAATCCTCGGGATATGATTTTCTCAGCAGCTCTCTGTCCTTAACGCCCTCGTGGTTGCCGGCTATAAAATGGAGTTTAAGTTCGCAATCATCGACAATGTCTTTGACCTTGTGCAGATGTATATCGCCGCAGACCAGCACAAAATCGGCGCTTTTCTCACGACTCTGGGCAATGTGGTCAAGGGCAAGTTTAAATTTATCACGTGCCGGGCCGAATTTTTCGTAGCCGGCTCTTACCGGCTCGCCGGCATGGGGATCACTGATGACGCAGAAACTGAACTCCCGGGCATCTTTATCCCAGAGGGCAAAATCTGAGGCGGGCAGAAAAACAGTGTTCTCTTCGACTTTAAATCCCTCAAAAGACTCTGCCAATACGCAGCCGGCAGTTAAAAAACCCAGTACAAACAAACTCATCAACAATATTTTATTAGATTTCATTTTGATTACCTTTCTGACATACTTTAAGCTGTTAACCACCCACTTATATCTGCCCTCAGCTATACTATCAAGGCCGCAGTTTCTTTTTCTTCTGCTGCGTACGCATGAGATATCAGCTCAAAATCATCGCTGATATCGGCAGCCATCTCGAGGCAGTCCGGGTATTCAACCTCAACAACCGTTTTGCCGGCCGTTCTTTGCCGCTGGACAATAATCTCACCGAAAGGGGTTGGAACAGAGCCTTTTATAGAGTCAAGGTCTGCGCAGCGGGGAGAAACGGCAAATCTCCTGAACCCCGGTTCAAGCGGCTTTATGCCTATTATCCTGGAATAGATATAATACACCGGTATTATCGACCAGCCGTGCGAAAGGCTGCCGGCGCCGTTGAAATCGGACTCGCCCTTGATTGTTTCCCAGAAACTTGAGCAGCCTTTGGAAATCATATAACCCCAGTCCCTGCGAATTATATCAAGCGGCGGCGAGCTGTCTTTAAATATGTTCTCCAGAGCGTTGAAAACGTATCTCTTCATGCTTAGAGTAGCGCCGCTAAGGTCAGTATCGGTGCCGATATGCCTGCCGACCGTTTCCAGCTCCTGATCTTCAAGATCCATATAAATACAGGCAAGCGACTGGGTCAGCTCGGAGAAAACACAATCCTTATCGGCGGGAAATTCATTCGTAAACAGCCCGGCAGATTTAGAGTAATATTTTTCCCTGATACCGCTCTGTATTTTTCTAATCACATCGCCGGGTACTCTCGAATCGCGGCCGAGAAAGCCGCAGATATCGTTATAACAGCCGATAGACTCAATCAAAAACAGCGATATGCAGCTGTGGTATGATTTCTCGTCGCTGCTGTGAGGCCCGTTGCCGTCAAGCCCAGGGGACCACTCATAAAAATTCCAGTATCTTTTCGACGTATCAACCTTAAGCACATTATCCTCTAACCGGCTGATCATAGAAAAGATAAAATTTCTGACGAAGCCGAAATGCTCTTCCGCCAGGTTAGTGTCACCGCTGTAGAGGGTGTAATCCCGAAGGGCCTCTATCCAGAACATAGTAAAGGATGGAATGGTTATTTCATTATCGCTTGGAGCGCACATCGCAAGATATGTATCATCGAAGCGGGCTTTGCCCATAACCCGCAGGGATTTTTCGGCGTATTCGTAATTACCGAAGAGATAATAGCCGCACAATGCCTGATTGAGCACATCAAGCGGATAAAGCGACTGCTCTCTCCAGGGGGTATCGCAGTAATTTTCCAGCATACAGAGCCTTGCGGTTTTCTTTGACACATCCACAATCCGCTCTATGAGCCTGTCGCTGCAGGCAAAATCCGAGCTGAAGCTCAGCGGATACTGCTGCGTCCTTAGACTTACCGAGTTTATATTTACTCTGCCGCGGCTGTTTCTCACATGAAGCTCTATATAGCGGCAGCCGAGTTTGCGTACCGGCATCGACCATAGCTGCGCACCCGGACGGGCGATATACCGGTCGGCGAAGTTTCTATCTTCTATCTTAGCCCGGACACGGCCGTCTGCCAGGTGCTCGCCATGGGCAATGTCGATTACGGTCACATCGTCCGCCTCAAGCTCGAGCCGGAGGTAGCCGCATTCTTCGCTCAATAAATCAAAGATAACAAAGCTGCCCTCAGCGGCGGCGGTAAGAGTTATGCCGCTGCTGCCGATCTGACCGTCCAGATATTTTAAATCCGCACCGCTTACCATATCGGCAAAGGTTCCCCCGTCAGGGACATTCTCAAGCAGTCCGTTTGAGCAGACTCTGGCTGTTTTTATGTTTTGCTCAAAACGTTTCAGGGGATACGGCCCAAGACCGTTAGCAGTGAATTCATCCGCCGCTGCTATCTCCTGAGCAGAACCCCAGCCGCTGTCATCATAACTTAGAGATTGCCAGCCGTCATCTTTAGACCCGTCGTATTGAATTGTCGGGCCGAGCTGGGGAGTAACCATCGCTGCATCTCCAGACAAATAAGCAGGGCTTGTTCTCGCCCGAGAGCCTGCATCGCTTTTAACCAGAGAGCCGCCCTCTGTCTGTATTTCAAAAAGAATCCCCGCACGCCCTTTAACGTATCGGGAAGTATTTATACCCTGGTAGTATCCTAAAACGGCTAAGCAGTTCTTCCCGGGTTTGATATAGCCGGAAATATCTTTGGTCAGATAATATCTGTCATCCGGAAATTCTGAAAAATAAGCGTCATCAACCGCCTCACCATTTATCCATAGCTGGTAAGAAGTATCGGCGGCTATAAGAACCTTTGTTTCACTGAGCCGGTCAACCTGAAAAGTTTCCCTGAATTCCACCCAGTGATTAAAGGGATAACGCTCATCTTTGAGCCATATCCATTTTGTATTTTTATCTATCGATTTTTCTATCATCAGTTGTGTTCGGTTTATTACATATAATTTCAGCAGGCCCTTTTCGGCAAGAATTACAACGTATTGGGACCGCCTCGAGATTTGGTTTTAATTTAAATCTTACAAAGTCTGCGGTTCTTCCTCAAGTCCGTGCTGCCGACGAAGCCGGTTCAAGAACTCGTGGGTAATAGGATATTTCCTAAGCACCAGATAAGAAATCAGCATTACAATCGGGCCGATAATAAAAGTCATCAGCGCCAGTTTGTCGATCGTCTCGGGGGTCTGAAACTCCGCATCTGAAACGTAGCCGACACCCTTGAGCACATAACCGGTAATAAGCAGCCCTATCGCGCTTGCTGCCTTGAGAAAGAACGAGAATCCCGCGGCATAGCGGCCCTCGGTAATCTCACCGGTTTTAATCCGTTTTACCATCGAAAGATCCGCTATCATAGAGGCCGCAAGGGGCACAATTATGCCGCAGCCGCCCCACCACAGCATCTGCATAAGGCCAAAGACCGCCACTGCGACGGGGAAACTGCCGATTTGAGCCTGAGGATCCATAAGCCCGCCGGTAAAGATTACCAGCAGAGCCAGACAGCCAAATGAGCTCGCAACCATGGCGATATATCCGGTGAGTTTTTTATCCAGCCGCCTTACCATCGTTCCCAGAAGCAGCGAGCCAAGCATAAAGCCGACCATACCGCCGGTATGCACAAATGTTTTTTCCGCGGCGGTAAACCGCATATACTCTACGTAGGTAAACATCTGCACCTGCGAGACTACCATCATGGAAAACTGCGCGATGCCGAAGAATCCAAACACAAACCATACCAGCTTGTCGGAATAGACATCTTTGAGGTCGTGCATAAACGCCTTGACGTGTTCTGCCATGCCCTCGGCCTCATTCTTTTTCAGCCCCCTCTCGGCGTATTTATAGGTGGCGAAGATACAGAAAAGTGTCAGCAGCAAAGAGCTTGCGGCAAGCACGCCGCCCATATTGAGATAGTTCTGGTGTATCTTGGTACCGTCAATCACAGCGCCGTTTGCCGCCTGCTGGTCAGGGAAGAACAGCACCCAGGCAAGGCCGCCGGTGAGGATATTGACTACCATATTAAACGCGTAGCGAACGCCCTGGAGCCTGGCCCGGTCGTTATCGGTCTTGCACATCTCAAAGCCAAGCGCCGTATATGGTACGATAAACAGCGTGAATGCCGTTTTAACAAATATATTCACTATAAGCAGATAAACAAAAATCACCTTCTCACCCTCGAACGATTCGGGTACAAACCAGACCGCCAGAAAGGAAAGGGTCAGCAGAATCCCGCCTATAAACATATAAGGGTGGCGGCGGCCGAAACGGCTGTATGTCCGGTCTGAAATGGTGCCCATCAGCGGATCTGTAACCGCGTCCCAGACAGTGGCTATAGACAGAGCAATACCCACCAGCTCAGGGCTTATGCCTAAAATCTGCGTATAAAACAGCATAGAAAAGTTGCCTATGCCGTTCATGGTAATCGATGTCGCACCCTCACCGGAGGCGTAGCCCCACAATTCTCGTGTTTTGAGTTTTATTTTTGCTGCCGCGGCTTTTTCCATATTTTTCTATCTCTAAGTTTGCATTCTATCATAAAAAGAACCGTATAAACTTTTCATACACTAAAAGAACTCGCCCTTGCTCCACTGATACGCATAGCTTTCAAGCTCATCTATCACATGGGTGTATTTAGAATCGTTATACAGATTGCGGATTTCACCCGGGTCATTCTTTAAATCGTACAATGCCCCGTCCTTATCTTTTACCCGTTCGTCCATAAAGAATATCAGCTTGTAATTTTTTGTCCGAACCATTACCCTGCGTCCGGTGCCGTTTCTTAATTCATTATACATGCTGCTGCTGTGGTCAATCTCACAGAAACAGGCTCTCCTCCATTTTTTAACTTTTCCGGTTATCAGCGGGACAAGACTTTTACCCCGGATAG
Proteins encoded:
- a CDS encoding metallophosphoesterase family protein, yielding MKSNKILLMSLFVLGFLTAGCVLAESFEGFKVEENTVFLPASDFALWDKDAREFSFCVISDPHAGEPVRAGYEKFGPARDKFKLALDHIAQSREKSADFVLVCGDIHLHKVKDIVDDCELKLHFIAGNHEGVKDRELLRKSYPEDFNINGKESDYYSFVNKGCRFIGMCNAVATDHVGHLSSETIIPFGQSDWLISELEKEEKIKVVFGHIPPHPDCKDRNMYMSRNDSAFFNNLVKETRPSFMFFGHQHQPTRDFMIGSTKCFVMRSMSWNGGNAPIGYMKISISGKGAEFKEYTFKEISE
- a CDS encoding family 78 glycoside hydrolase catalytic domain; translated protein: MIEKSIDKNTKWIWLKDERYPFNHWVEFRETFQVDRLSETKVLIAADTSYQLWINGEAVDDAYFSEFPDDRYYLTKDISGYIKPGKNCLAVLGYYQGINTSRYVKGRAGILFEIQTEGGSLVKSDAGSRARTSPAYLSGDAAMVTPQLGPTIQYDGSKDDGWQSLSYDDSGWGSAQEIAAADEFTANGLGPYPLKRFEQNIKTARVCSNGLLENVPDGGTFADMVSGADLKYLDGQIGSSGITLTAAAEGSFVIFDLLSEECGYLRLELEADDVTVIDIAHGEHLADGRVRAKIEDRNFADRYIARPGAQLWSMPVRKLGCRYIELHVRNSRGRVNINSVSLRTQQYPLSFSSDFACSDRLIERIVDVSKKTARLCMLENYCDTPWREQSLYPLDVLNQALCGYYLFGNYEYAEKSLRVMGKARFDDTYLAMCAPSDNEITIPSFTMFWIEALRDYTLYSGDTNLAEEHFGFVRNFIFSMISRLEDNVLKVDTSKRYWNFYEWSPGLDGNGPHSSDEKSYHSCISLFLIESIGCYNDICGFLGRDSRVPGDVIRKIQSGIREKYYSKSAGLFTNEFPADKDCVFSELTQSLACIYMDLEDQELETVGRHIGTDTDLSGATLSMKRYVFNALENIFKDSSPPLDIIRRDWGYMISKGCSSFWETIKGESDFNGAGSLSHGWSIIPVYYIYSRIIGIKPLEPGFRRFAVSPRCADLDSIKGSVPTPFGEIIVQRQRTAGKTVVEVEYPDCLEMAADISDDFELISHAYAAEEKETAALIV
- a CDS encoding MFS transporter — translated: MEKAAAAKIKLKTRELWGYASGEGATSITMNGIGNFSMLFYTQILGISPELVGIALSIATVWDAVTDPLMGTISDRTYSRFGRRHPYMFIGGILLTLSFLAVWFVPESFEGEKVIFVYLLIVNIFVKTAFTLFIVPYTALGFEMCKTDNDRARLQGVRYAFNMVVNILTGGLAWVLFFPDQQAANGAVIDGTKIHQNYLNMGGVLAASSLLLTLFCIFATYKYAERGLKKNEAEGMAEHVKAFMHDLKDVYSDKLVWFVFGFFGIAQFSMMVVSQVQMFTYVEYMRFTAAEKTFVHTGGMVGFMLGSLLLGTMVRRLDKKLTGYIAMVASSFGCLALLVIFTGGLMDPQAQIGSFPVAVAVFGLMQMLWWGGCGIIVPLAASMIADLSMVKRIKTGEITEGRYAAGFSFFLKAASAIGLLITGYVLKGVGYVSDAEFQTPETIDKLALMTFIIGPIVMLISYLVLRKYPITHEFLNRLRRQHGLEEEPQTL